A segment of the Fusobacterium ulcerans genome:
ATATACTTGGCTGTCTTTGATAGGTGAAGCAAACACAAAGAACAGGTTTACATTTTCATTATCCAACGCTTTAAAATCTATTTTTTCATTACTTATACCAAATGCTATTGTTAATTTTTCAGCAGCATCGGTTTTAGCATGGGGAATAGCCACTCCTTTTCCAATTCCTGTACTACCTAATTTTTCTCTCTACTAATGCCTTATATATAGCATTTCCTGTATTATCTACATCAGGAGACACCCCGATAAGCCCTGCAAGCTCCATTAAAACATCCTCTTTATTTTTTGATTTTAAATTAAGAGATATTAAGTCTTCTGACATATAATCAGTGATCTTTACTATATTAATCATTCTCTACCCCCATTAAATAATTTTTTAATTTTAGTTCTATTCCTAAATGAAAATTTAAATATCTTTCAAAAAGAAATATTACATTTTTTATTTCTTTAATACTGTAATCTTCTTCAATTATACTTTTTACTTTATCATTCAGAAATTTTTCTATTATATCTTTTTCTTTAGGAGATACTTTGAAAAATCCTTCTGTTGCTTCCAATAAAAAAGTACTTCTTTCAAAAGAAAAACAATAACCTTCCCCAGTTGAAAACCCCAACCCTTCATCTTTGATCACTTTAAAAAGATAAAAAGCTGTTAATATATAATTTTTTTTCTCATCATTACTGCTTTTTAAAAAGTTCAAACTTTTTAGAGTGAGTGAAAACAACTCTTTTTTTCTATTGTTATCTACTAGAATAGAATTTAGTATAGAGGTGATATACAGTCCTATTCCCAGAACATCTATATTTTCTTTTATCTCACTAAATGAATCAATTGTAGTTAGATTAGAAAGTATAAAATTTTCTCCTTTTTTATAAAAAGTAAATTTTGATAAAGCAAGTATATCAGTTGAACTTTGTTCTCTTTTCTTGCTTTTTCTTATTCCTTTCACAAGGACAT
Coding sequences within it:
- the recO gene encoding DNA repair protein RecO, with protein sequence MKFFDSNGIVINKKDFGEADRYITIFTETFGKVNVLVKGIRKSKKREQSSTDILALSKFTFYKKGENFILSNLTTIDSFSEIKENIDVLGIGLYITSILNSILVDNNRKKELFSLTLKSLNFLKSSNDEKKNYILTAFYLFKVIKDEGLGFSTGEGYCFSFERSTFLLEATEGFFKVSPKEKDIIEKFLNDKVKSIIEEDYSIKEIKNVIFLFERYLNFHLGIELKLKNYLMGVEND